The Ailuropoda melanoleuca isolate Jingjing chromosome 9, ASM200744v2, whole genome shotgun sequence genome includes a region encoding these proteins:
- the RPL7 gene encoding LOW QUALITY PROTEIN: 60S ribosomal protein L7 (The sequence of the model RefSeq protein was modified relative to this genomic sequence to represent the inferred CDS: deleted 1 base in 1 codon), whose amino-acid sequence MEGAEEKKKKVPAVPETLKKKRRNFAELKIKRLRKKFAQKMLRKARRKLIYEKAKHYHKEYRQMYRTEIRMARMARKAGNFYVPAEPKLAFVIRIRGINGVSPKVRKVLQLLRLRQIFNGTFVKLNKASVNMLRIVEPYIAWGYPNLKSVNELIYKRGYGKINKKRIALTDNTLIARSLGKYGIICMEDLIHEIYTVGKRFKEANNFLWPFKLSSPRGGMKKKTTHFVEGGDAGNREDQINRLIRRMN is encoded by the exons ATGGAGGGTGCAGA agagaagaaaaagaaggttcCTGCTGTGCCAGAAACCCTTAAGAAGAAGCGAAGGAATTTCGCAGAATTGAAAATCAAGCGTCTGAGAAAGAAGTTTGCTCAAAAGATG CTTCGAAAGGCAAGGAGGAAGCTTATCTATGAAAAAGCTAAGCATTACCACAAGGAATATAGGCAGATGTACAGAACTGAGATTCGAATGGCGAGGATGGCAAGAAAAGCTGGCAACTTCTACGTACCTGCGGAACCCAAATTGGCGTTTGTGATCAGGATCAGGGG TATCAATGGTGTGAGCCCAAAGGTTCGAAAGGTGTTGCAGCTCCTTCGCCTTCGCCAGATCTTCAATGGCACCTTTGTTAAACTCAACAAGGCTTCAGTTAACATGCTA AGAATTGTGGAACCATATATAGCATGGGG gtACCCAAACCTGAAGTCGGTGAATGAATTGATCTACAAGCGTGGTTATGGCAAAATCAACAAGAAGCGAATTGCCCTGACAGATAACACATTGATTGCCCGATCTCTGG GTAAATATGGCATCATCTGCATGGAGGATCTGATTCACGAGATCTACACTGTTGGAAAACGTTTCAAAGAGGCAAACAACTTTTTATGGCCCTTCAAATTATCTTCTCCACGAGggggaatgaagaaaaagacCACCCATTTTGTAGAAGGTGGAGATGCTGGCAACAGGGAAGACCAGATCAATAGGCTTATTAGAAGGATGAACTAA